TTTTCAGTTCTGTGCTTAATTGATCTTGGGTGGAAGCCATGGTTTTTAAATGCTTGAAAAGTTACTTTTCAGGTTTTATTTCGAGTATTTCCATTAAAAAAGCGTTTATTTAACTCAATTGTGTAATTTAGTTTAATAAACTAGTGAAAAGGCATTTGATCTTTCTTGATTCAGTCATCTCCTAGCAAAGATCTTACTCTGCCATCGAGGTTGCAGCAGGATCTTAAAAACGACCTTATCGCTGGTTTGTTGGTGGTTATTCCATTAGCTACAACAATCTGGCTTTCTACGATAGTTAGTCGGTTTGTGCTTGCATTTTTAACTTCTATTCCTAAGCAATTAAATCCTTTCATTACTCTCAACCCTATCCTTCAGGACCTTATTAATCTTGCTTTAGGATTAACAGTCCCTTTGTTGGGGATCTTGTTGATAGGTTTGATGGCTAGGAATTTTGTTGGACGATGGCTTTTAGAATTTGGAGAAGGAACTCTATCGAGAATTCCATTGGCAGGCTCTGTTTATAAGACTCTAAAACAATTATTAGAAACTTTTCTTGGTGATAATTCCACAAGATTTAGAAGAGTTGTTTTAGTTGAATATCC
This DNA window, taken from Prochlorococcus sp. MIT 0603, encodes the following:
- a CDS encoding DUF502 domain-containing protein, producing the protein MIQSSPSKDLTLPSRLQQDLKNDLIAGLLVVIPLATTIWLSTIVSRFVLAFLTSIPKQLNPFITLNPILQDLINLALGLTVPLLGILLIGLMARNFVGRWLLEFGEGTLSRIPLAGSVYKTLKQLLETFLGDNSTRFRRVVLVEYPREGLFSVGFVTGLVGPSLQPELDETLLSVFIPTAPNPTTGWYTLVPESSVKDLNISVEDAFRTIISAGIVNPDERNTSSNATFSSLFQQFRARSSQSSLTNKN